Proteins encoded in a region of the Candidatus Methylomirabilota bacterium genome:
- a CDS encoding XRE family transcriptional regulator yields MKIAIADTDILSSFGKVGRVDLLQRLFPKILISAAVHRELMKAEQAGLRNANLGRFTVDRLMSIINRLGSRVEVKVRVRPVEGAVREARV; encoded by the coding sequence ATGAAGATTGCCATCGCCGATACCGATATCCTCAGCTCCTTCGGTAAGGTCGGCAGAGTGGACCTCCTCCAGCGCCTCTTCCCGAAAATCCTTATTTCTGCAGCAGTGCACAGAGAACTTATGAAAGCCGAGCAGGCGGGATTGCGCAACGCAAATCTCGGGCGGTTCACCGTGGACCGTCTTATGTCGATTATCAATCGGCTCGGCTCGCGTGTGGAGGTCAAAGTCCGGGTGCGGCCGGTTGAAGGAGCTGTGCGCGAGGCGCGGGTATAA